The following is a genomic window from Leishmania braziliensis MHOM/BR/75/M2904 complete genome, chromosome 6.
CCGCAACTGTCCTCGTATCCACACTCTATGACCGGCGCAATGGCTGCACAAGGGAGCCGCTACCCGGTCCAGCCGCTGTGGTTTGGCATCTCCTCACCGGCCACCAGCATGCACGCATTCGGTGGGACGACGCAGCTGGGAGCGAACACGACCCCCTCGCGTACCTTCGGCGGCAGTAACAGCCGCCGCTCCCCGGAGGTAGCGTACGCGACGACCTCTGTCACCATGCCCGGGGTGgtgccatcgctgctggCCGGTGGGGGGGGCGACGAAGAGCTGCATCGATATGTGGCGTCTGCCTGCATGTATGGGCCGCCGCTGTTTTCGACCGAGATGGACGTCACGGACgcgctggcggagctgcgcagctccgcatGCTGCAGTGGGGACCGATATGGGAACAGCTGCCTTGGGGGCGGGGCCTCCAGCACAACAAAcactgcctcttctccctgcATGAGCGCGACCGTCActagcagcggcggtggcatcaTGGCCCTTATAGGCTCCTCGATGAATGCGACCTCtttccagcagcagcaactagGGATGTCGTCGTCTTTGGTGCACCACCGTtctcatcaccaccaccatccgcCGCAGGCGAGTTATGGCCATCACGCTTCGGCTCACCTGCGAGGCCAGAGCTACTTCTCGGGCACGTCGATAGACATGGTCAGTGCAAGCGCTACAGTCCCCATGCTCGCTCGACGCGCAGTGCACTACCcaagcggtggcggtggcagtagTCGTAGCCAGCCGCTGCAACAGAGCCACTACCGGCGCAGTAGCAGCGGCTGTCATCGCGTTTCCTCGCGTACTAGCTTTCGACGCAGCGTGAACGGGTCGCCTGTTAGCTCGCAGTTGTTGCCTGAGGCGTTGTCGGTCGTGTCGCCTGGCTACGCCAGCGACGGTGCAACTGGCGAGAGTACCGCTAGCGCAGCGAACGATTCTTTCATGAATGCCTTCACTGCAACTCCCATTTCGCCATCGTCGTCAATCCTGCGCCGCTCCATGGCGGACGACGGGCGCGCACACCACTCATCAGGACACGGTAAAGCTCATAGCAACGCCAGCCGCTTCTTCCGCTCCATGAACTCCGTCTTGCGCTACCTAGGTCTTTACAGACGAcaccgcggcggtgggcggCTGCGCCGGTGGTGTCGCAGATGCCGGCGACAGGTACGCCGTCGTGTGACCGTCAGTTGCGCGACAATCAAGTTTTGCGTGAGGCACGTATGGCTCGCGATGCGATGCAGCTGGCATGCTCTCGACAGAGCGTGCGTGCGAGGATGGCGCTGGATCCAGCGTCGCTGGCGAGAGAGTACCTCCGCCGCGTCTGCCCAGGTGCTGGCGATTCTGCATCGACCATCGTGGTCCTTGGCAAGGTCGGACGCGATGGCAGCTGCTGATGGAGGCTGCACCGCGGCTGTTCCGGCGCTGTCGAGTGAAAAGGACGGGAGTACTCCGACGCATGTTTCCCCAGGTGTCGACGCCGCAAcggatgcggcggcggcggcggaggccagGCGTGGCGGTCTTTTAATGACGGACACGGCTGACGAGGCCATTAACAAGatcgtgcagctgctggagccgACACCCGGGCGTGTGCCAACGGTGGCTGTCATTCGCGCCCCTCTCGGCTACGACGTATCAACTGATGCGGCGAGTCTCTGGAAGGCGCTCCACTTCGACAGCAGCTCGTCCGAAGAAGGCCTGATCGACATTATTATCATGGAGGAGCTCAAGACAGGACCGTTGCCACCAGCGCAGGcgaaagcagcagctgcagcggcagggccTTCAACACCGGTGCTGCCCTGCGTCGGCACCTCTAACGGCGAGAGGACAGCAGCGACCGCGTTGCCAGGGGGGAACGAGGGTGACGTGTCCTCTGGGCACCCCCACAACTCACTCAGCTTCGCGTCTTCATCAGTTGAGCCGGCGAtgtcactgccaccgcagAGGCGGCAACCACCGGAGCCGTCCGCGCCATCgactggcggcgctgcaacggcggcggcaagagcccaggcgcagctgcgcatctcctTCGAGATCTACCCAGCACACCTGTTCTACTCCTTAATCTTCCgcgcggcagtgctgcaggagaAGGACTGGGCGctgcgacgcgctgctgctgagctcTTTGGCGGTTCTGCGGAGATCGAAGGCAGCGGCACGAGCCTTGGCACCAGCACAGCGGCTAacagcggtgccggtggcaATGTTGGAGCTGCGCTGGGGTCGCCTCTGTCACTCGCACGCGCGCTGTCTTTCACTTTCGGTGTTCCGGGCTCGGCAGGCGAGTgccacaacagcaacaacgcgGTGACCTCCTTTagccaccaccccccccacGGCGCGGCCGCCGTGGGGGGCAGCAACGTTGGCTTAGAAAGCTACTGTCTCTCCCCATTATCGTCGGGGCACTTCTGTCGAATGCCGGTCTCCCCAAAACTGACAACGCCGGCGCCGCATGTGGGTCTCatcggtggtggcggtgcggccGGGGTTGGCTTTGCCAGTGCATCCCCTGGGACGGCGGGTGGCACTGTCGCGTCGCCTGTGACCTTGCCACCATCTGCGCAATCCCCTGGGGCGGTGACGTCATCGCCTCAGGTCGTGGTACGCCTCTCTGAGAGGTACAGCTTTCCAGCGCTACCGCCGCAGATGGTGATGTCACCGCTTCTAGGGACGCAGTCCGGGCTCGGGGCGCTGCCGGCAGGCTtgagcggcgccggcggtAGCGCACTCGCCGGTGTCGGCACCGCCACTGGCGtcagcggcactgctgctgcgggagcAGCGACGATGCCGGGCTCTGGACGTCGCATTATCTCAGAGAAGGAGGTTCTGTTCTACATCCACGTGCTGCGTACCCCTGTCGGTGACGGCGTCACTACCACGGCGGTGCCATCGAGCAGGGCTTCGGAGGTGGAGGATGTCGCCGTAGGTATAGAGAgtgcggctgcgacggcaaTGGACGTGCAGCGGAGCGGTGCCAGTCCCGCAAAGCGAAGTCCTCGGACACCGAGTGACATCCGCGATGCAGTCCCTGTCCACTGCAGCGGAGAGTATGCTCTGGAGGACAgtgacgacgacagcgaggaCCTCACCTTACTGGAGCTGCGACAGCGCGAGGTGGAGTCACAGGTGCTGCTACGCTATCGCTTCCGTGTATTCCAGCAAGGCTCTCGCTCCCGCAAGGCCCTCGACGCCATCGTGCTGTACGCGCAGGACCACGTGGAGCCATGGTACGAGGAAGCGAAAGCGATGCTGCAGGCACTGCCGGCCACGAAGAGCTTCCAAGccttctcctcgtcctccacgCCGTTGCCGCAGGGCAACGAGAGCATCCCTGCACAATGGCCGTCCGAGAGCACGGGGCGACTGACGTCACTGGGCGGGAGTGGTGAGGCGGCGACGGGCTTTGCCGCCggccgcctgcagcgccgtcccTGTCGGCGGCCGGCGGGACTGACGCTGCTTTCTCTcggcacagcgccgctgGTGAGAACGCCAGAGCTTGACCGAATGGActcctgcaccaccgcagcgagCAGTGGTTTGGTTCAGCTGCCAGCGTGGGCGATGGAGGTGCTCATCCGGCGCGAGAGCATGCGCGAGACGCTGGTGCGAGACCTCAAAGAAAAGGCCTTTCGAGTGTGTGCCGTCCCACTCCCGGACATGCGGGTGCACTGCATCCTGCCACCAGCTGTCCCGCGCTACGTCACGGCCCACGCGCGCGGCTTCCCTCTCAGTCGCACTTTTGCTGAGGAGATTCtctcgcagcagcgtgcgctACAGCTCATTTTGCTGcagcgggaggaggagaaccaACGCGTCATCGCCGCGAGAATTCGTCAGGAGCAGCGCCAGAAGGCGCGCCGGGAACGGAGGCGACGGGCGCAACaagagcgacagcagcggaaggAGAACCTGACCTCCCGGAGGCGCGTGTcaggcgacggcgagagTCTGAAGGAGCGGTTGACAGGGACGATGAACCCGGCAGCCCTCGTGTCGCGTGTCGCATCCATGGTGAAACACGCCAGCGTGGGGGCCGCCGGTCGTGGCTGCCGTGGCTTAGGCAACGTGCGCTCGCACGAGTCGCCCCCGGGCAGCGATGGCGTGTGTAAGGCATGTTCAAGGGCCGACGCAGCTTGCTGGCAAGGGACCtcagaagcagcagtgccgcttGGTGAGTCAGGCGTGTGTACCCATTCACCaacacggcggcggcggcagtacCGACACGACTACTCGGCTTCCAACGGTGGTGTCTacagcacctcctcttcagcACGGCCACAGAACGCCGCACCAGAAGGCAACGCGCAAATTGGCTCTGCCCTTTCCCAAGACGAGCGTGATCGCGTCGGCTGCGGTGAGGCGGAGCTCAGAGACGCCACCACTATTGCCGCAGCCCCCCTTGACAATGCTCAGCAACACCAGTGCTGGACTCATGAGCCGAGTAGCTCCGGGCAGGTGTGCGTGATGCAGCGTCCGCCTGGACTCCAGAGCGTGCGCGCTTCCcatgccaccgccgctgcgatGTCTGCGCAGATCTCGCCGCCGACGACGGAGGTGGACATTAACTTCCTCGGCGGCAGCTCCAACAGCGTCTCCATTGAGGCTCCCTCTGATGCTTCGCGGGCAGTGAATGTAAGCGTCTCATCCTACGCCGCGGAGATGGAGCCGCATTCGAGCGAGCGTGGTGTGGGCTGCGACAAGGGCGGCAACAGTAGCAGCCGCGCGTTCGCCTCAGTTGAAGCGCTAATTTCttcaccaccagcaccgacTTCGTATACCGGCACGGCCCAAACCATGCCACTGACGCCACCGAAGGTCTTCTCAGTgtctccgccgccgcaaccgcTCTCATCGGCCCCAGAGAACGGTCTCCTGAGCAGCCTACCGACACCGCCGCAAGCCCCTCAGGGACATCGCGGTGGTAaaaccagcagcagcagcgctgcccgaCCAATTTCTGTGGCGTCTGCAAGCACCACCCGCAACTCCCACTGGACTGCCGTACACACGGCAACCAACGCGAACACTTGTGTCACACCACCGCCTACCTCCTCAGCCACCTCCGGTGCCGGAAGCCCCGCGGCGCCGGTCGACGGTAGCTGCAACAGTGGTGGGCATGCCACCAGCTCTGTTAGCCACGTTCACGCTCAGGTGACTCCCGCCTCAACGAGCAACACTCTGCAGAGCCACCTCAGTACGTGCCCAGCGACAACACGGGTGACGATGACGTCGCTCGTTAGTGGGTTCAGCAGCACTACACCCAGCGTTAGCGGCatgagcgccgccgccgacttCCACACTGGCACCATTTCAACATCGGAGCGTGACTTTCCGtcgacgtcgctgctgccaccccCCCTACCGTTGCCTCTGTCCCCATCGCCACTGCCCACCTTCAGTACCTCTTTTCCCCCCGCGCCTGGTGCGGgcatctccccctccttgccCAAGCCGTTCCTGCCAGATGCATCCACCGCGGTGTTTGCGACTACGCGCAACGCGAGCCTTGACGCCTCCGCTGGTGGCCAGGAAAACCACCTGGACGCAaacgtgccgctgtcgctgctgccgcagcagtcaCACACCGGTCAGTCGCATCGCTTGCTGCAGAGCCCGGCGTTGCCCATCCCCGCCACCTCGCTGCTCAATGTGGAGGACACAATGCACCCCTCcgtgggtggcggtgctgcgcagagCAACATCAGCAACTATGCCAACACCAGTAGCTTGAGCAACCACCACAATCACTTGCTAGAGCGACCGGATGATGGGGGTGTGCCAGCTGCCTCGCTGACGACCTCGTCGCTCACGATGCCCAACCACGGCATGTACGGCACGCTTGACGCGTGCTACAGCCATAGTGTCGTGACGCCgcaggcagtgctgctgcgccagcaggtCTGGGCAACTGCAGCCCCCCTCGTGTCCTCATCGTCCCTGCGGCCGCTaacccctccccaccaccgagccgccgtcgcccccgccgctgccccctTCTCAGCAGCCATGACAgtggcgggggagagaggcgctcgAAAGGGCGAGCCGCACAACGGCGCGTGCACCAGCGATCCGGACGTCAGAAGCACCGCCGGTATGTGCAGCAACGCGGCGTTGCCACGAGCTGTAGGGGCGTCGGCTGGCGCTACTGAAGGTAGTTCGCAACCTCTGCAGGCCTCACGCAGTGGGTCGCGGCGAACCGGCTCTGGGTTACTGCCGTACACGTACTCTGCCGACTCGGTGAGTAGCATGTATGGTACGACGCACTACCCGCTCTACCAGTACCCGGAAGGTCCGAACAGCGCAGCCTCAGCGGGGTACATGGGAGTCGCCCCACCCACGACATCGATGCCGGGGGCGGCAGTGAtgggtggcagcggtggcgccccAGCGGTTGGGCTGGCAGGGTCGAACCATGCCGGTACTACGGGCCTTTGCGCATACAACTCTGCTGGCTACATTCGCAGCCACGCTTTGGGGGCAAGCGCCACTGGCGTTACTCAGGCCTACGCGTCTGCTGGCAGTTCCATTGCTTTCTccggctgcggcggtggcgaccatCGTGCAGTGAGCAGCGTCGGCGGGGTGGGTCGCCTCGAAAACTGGAGTTCTCCCTCGCAATCGCCGCACATGCCGGACTCGCTGGTGGACATGAACCCCAACACCATCGCcccaccgtcgctgccgcacgcGCAGGATACGCATATGAACCGTCTGAAGCAGTGCAACAAGCTCTTGTCCGACCTTCTGGGCGTCGCAGGAGGCCCGATGCGCAGTGGGATCTCCTTCTACTACACCTACGGCGATGCCACGGCACTTCTGTACAACGCGTCCATCCGGGCCCCCTGCGACGAGAACATTCTCGAGCTGCTagagcagcggcaatggGTAAaacagcaggagcagcttcAGCTATTACAGACagactgcggcagcggcgcctgctcCGACTCTGGAGGCGCGGCAGACGGCAGCACGTCTGGCGGCGATAAGATAGCAACGGACTCCAGTAGTGGATGCTACTCAAAGCCTGGCTCAGCGTCGGGTGGCACTGGCGCTTCGCACGTTCCGTTCACCTTAGCCGGAATTGgggcctcttcttccccatCATCTACGCCTCAGCAGCGGACTACGCCCcagggcagcggcatcgcggCTGGCGGAGGTGTAAGTACCAATGGTCAAAGGGTGCGCAACGCTTGTGAGGCCTTCTCCGCGAccctcaccgctgctgccccggCATCCGAAGACGAGGGCTGCTCGTACCTTGATTACGGCGATCTCGCCGGGCTGCAGGACACGATGGACGCTCTGGAGGCCGAGCAGATTGAGGCACAACGGGCACGCAACACGCACTTTTACTCCATCTTtgagcacctccaccacgcATACCACgacacgctgctggaggcaaCTGACAGCGGCTCTGCCAAGTCTGTCGGCGTCAGCTCCGTCCCAGCCGCGGCCGCGAGCGGTTCCCTCTACGCGGGGCTCATCGGTGGTGTTAGGATGGAGTACTTCTTCCCTTCCACCACGTCTGCTGCAGGGGCAGCGAGTGAGGGGCGGCACGCTGCATCTCCACACGGCGTTGGCCACGTCGCCGTTCCAGGAAGGAGTACTCCATCACCTGGCGTGCTGTACGGTGGGGAGGGTGGAGCGGAGGCGACCGACCCACCGCGctggcgacagcggctgtGGAGCAGCGTGTGCGGGTTTGTGGTCTGGGTGGGATCTCTTGTGGGCCTCACGCCCAAGCCGCGCGGCCACTCGACCGCTGTGGGTGGCACCACCGATAGAACTGCCGCCACGCAGTGGCCCTCGCCACAGCTCACCCCAAGCGGGGCAAAGTTTGGGTTCGATCTGGCCAGGCTCGCTGAGTACTTCCCGGGGGAACGCATCGTGACTTTTGGCGACGAGTGGTGCATCGCCTCGCGGCTCGATATGCACAACGGACACTTCGGTCTCTCGCCTCTGCAGGTGTGGATGGCCACGCGCTACTCGCGTCGCTTCGCCGGCGAGGTGTACCTGATGGACGTGATTGCAGCTGGCGGCGACCCGTACTACCCGGCTGTCCGTGTCTTGGATGAGATCGTCGCGCATGCCGTGCTCTACTACCACAACCACAGCCTGCGGGACTTTGTGGAGGACCTGGAAGCGGAGCTGGGGCTTGTGTACGCGCCCCAGACGCTCTGGGGCAGGCGCGCGCTGGGGCTGCCAGATAACGAAGCAGAAgtgcaggagctggatgGGCTTCTGTACACTGCCACTCGACGCCGGCAAGACCGCAGTCGTCGTCAACGCGCACAGCGCAAAGACGggcaacgccgccgctgtagcgacggcgctgccagcGCTTCTGTGAAGGATCGCGCGGCGACGTCGCGAATTCCGCCACCTGCCACGGCGAGTGCATTACGCTCGACTGCCACTGATCGACTTCACACTGATGGGGGGCCGCCGTCGACATGTGCGACACCCGCTGCCGACGCGGTGCGCGACGgtgaaaggaaaggaggtcTGATGGTCGGGAGCCACCGAGACGGACGCTGCTCTTCTAGTCCCCAAACTCAGAGGATGAACGGCGCGACTACGCAGGGAGGCAACGGCGCCAGTGATGCTCGGACAGTGCTACCGGGTTCGGTGAGCGATGGCGACGATGTTTCGTCTGTCGCGGTGACCGCGGCAACAATGACGCCCCACCGCCCCACGCCTCTTCAGGAGCATAACTGTCTTCGGCGCCACGATAATGACCGCCTCGAGGATGAAGAGATGGCCGAGTACACCTGGATCCAACTACAGGGAAAGGAccaggaggaggacgaggaggtaTTCTACGGCGCAactgcggcggccgccgtgGGGTTTGGCGGTGGAGACATCAACATCGCGCCACACGTATACGACGCAGTGATGGAGCGCGAGATGTATGACGAGCgcatgctgctgcgcgagctggaCTACTTGAAAGAGTTCCTCGTCGACAATCGTAACGTCCTGTCGTCGGCGATGCTCACGACGGCTGGTTCGAACTCGCTCGAGGCTGTCTTTGGTGTCCCGGCGACGGTATTTCCCTTCTTGCtgtgcgcgcgcgagagcgTGCCGTTCATCGCCTCCATCTTCGAGTCCCTTTCGTATCACTACGGTCCCCTCACTTACGACAGCTTCTCCAAGTACACCTACGATGTCTACCACCGCGACCGGCTAGacgtgctgcgccacacgCCTCGCATGTTCCGCATGGTCAACAAGAGTCGCCGCGGCTGCATAACGTATGAGGAGCTCTGTCGATGGATGGCGCGGAAGCTCAGCTGCGGCAACAACGTTCAGCCCAACCGGCACCTGGTGGCAACAAGTAtgtcgctgcggctgccgctcgccCTCGTGGCCGAGTCGCGCGACGAGTGGGATGCGTACCGGTGCGTTCTCAAGTCTCTCTCcgacggcgaggacgaggagtaCTGAGGTTCGTCGATGGCGACGAGGTGCCTGGCGGTCGTCGTTGGGTGTGGGTCGAAATCCAAAAActctgcgtgtgtacgtcTGTGTGCGCAGTGAAAGTGATTTTCAGCAATGAAGGGGCGGATGCTGCACCGCCATCTCGAGGCTCATCTCCGCAGACGTTGTGAGTATATAGGCGTGATGCCCTCCGACTAGTCGTGGTGGCCCActaaaagggggagggaggcgactGGTCATGAGTCCGCTGATTTGGTGATGCGCAGGtactctctttttttttcagctTTTCCCCCAATCGTTACGTGAATgagtgcccccccccccccccccccatcagCGCGGTGTGCATGGAAATGTGTGCGTGGAGGATGACGTAGCACATCTGCTGATGCAAGTCGCCTGCATATGTCGGCGTGCGCACTTTCCCTGTGGCTGTCTCTCCGTCTGTTCCCCTAtaccacctcccccccttcctcctcatcgATCCCTGCctcctgtgtgcgtgtgtgcgtctctctcgtttCCTATCGCCCGCTTCGTGATGCTCTTCGATGAAGTGAGTCGATGCGCCACTACGCGAGTGCCTGTCTATGTGTTTGAGTGCTGTGCCAGTCCTCCTTTTAATTGCCCCTTCAATCGTTCGtgtctcctcccccccccttccctcccccccacacacacacgcgcgcaggaAACGACGTGAGGACGCCCTGCGAGATGCACCGAGACAAGACGCGCATTTTGCAGTTGTGCCATTTTTGTGTGGTGTGTGAGTGTCGGGCACGCATTCCGGGCCACGCGAGGAGGGGTCCGtcatcaccgctgctgtgcgtgtgtgtgtgtgtgtgtgcgtgtgtgttaggtggtggtggggttACATGTGTGACAACGCCCACGCTGCTTGTTTCCTACATTGTCCACCCGCTCAGCTGCGGATGACGTTTCGTTGACGCCTACGCCCAGCCTTGTcacactctccctctctctttctccctcccgGTAACGCACCCCGCCTCAGTCACTCCGCCTCAGTCACTCCGCCTCAGTCACTCCCTGCATatccccccctttcctttcccttcacaCGTGTGCGCATGCATGCTTGAGAAACAGGAAAGGAATCCATAGACCACAGCCCCCCTCAttgcccccaccacccctaTGGGCATCCGCACAGGCACGGAGGCCTATAGAAGGATACAACACACACAGTCCTCCACTCTTGATAGATAAGGCAATCGCACTCCTCTTACTCCTCCTCCGTTCTTCCCTGGGACCAGCAAACGATGTCCAGGGCAGCTGCGAGGTTTAAGATCCCGATGTCGGTGACGAAGGACAGCTTtgccttcccctcccttcgctgcttctccatcATTGTCGCCGTTGATGAGCAGCACGGCATCGGCGACGGAAAGACAATCCCGTGGCAGGTGCCGGAGGACATGGCGTTCTTCAAAGACCAAACCACGCTGCTACGCAACAAGAAACCGCCGacggagaagaagcgcaacgCCGTCGTGATGGGTCGCCAGACGTGGGAAAGCGTTCCGCTCAAGTACCGGCCACTCAAGGGTCGGCTGAACGTGGTGCTTTCCTCGAAGGCCACCGTGGACGAGCTTCTGGCGGCACTGCCGGAGGGAAAGCggaccgcagcggcgcaggatctggtggtggtgaacgGCGGACTCGCCGAGGCACTCCATCTCCTCGCACGGCCGCCGCACTGCAGCTCCATTGAAACAGCGTACTGCGTCGGTGGCGCGCAGGTTTACTCCGACGCCATGACGGCGCCGTGCGtcgagaagctgcaggaggtgtACCTGACCCGCATCTacgcgacggcgccggagTGTACGCGCTTCTACCCGTTCCCGCCCACaaacgccgccgccgccgcgtgggACCTGGCATGGACTCAGGGACGCCAGCGGAGCGAGACTGGCGGTGTCGAGTACGAGATCCGAAAATACGTGCCACACAACCACGAGGAGCGGCAGTACCTCGAACTGATTGACCGCATCATGAAGACTGGTATTGCGAAGGAGGACCGCACCGGAGTGGGCATTCTCAGCCTCTTCGGCGCGCAGATGCGCTTCTCCTTGCGAGACAACCGCCTGCCGCTCTTGACAACGAAGCGTGTTTTCTGGCGCGGCGTGtgcgaggagctgctgtgGTTCCTGCGCGGCGAAACAAACGCCCAGTTGCTGGCGGACAAGGACATTCACATCTGGGATGGTAACGGCTCGCGCGAGTTTCTCGACAGCCGCGGCTTGACGGCGAATAAGGAGATGGATCTCGGCCCTGTCTACGGATTCCAGTGGCGCCACTTCGGAGCACAGTACAAGGGGTTTGAGGCGAATTACGATGGCGAAGGGGTGGACCAGATCAAATCCATCGTGGAGACCATCAAGGTGAACCCAAAcgaccgccgcctcctgTTAACTGCCTGGAACCCATGCGCGCTGCACGAGATGGCGTTGCCGCCCTGTCACTTGCTTGCTCAGTTCTACGTGAACACGGACGCGAAGGAGCTGTCCTGCATGCTGTACCAGCGC
Proteins encoded in this region:
- a CDS encoding dihydrofolate reductase-thymidylate synthase; its protein translation is MSRAAARFKIPMSVTKDSFAFPSLRCFSIIVAVDEQHGIGDGKTIPWQVPEDMAFFKDQTTLLRNKKPPTEKKRNAVVMGRQTWESVPLKYRPLKGRLNVVLSSKATVDELLAALPEGKRTAAAQDLVVVNGGLAEALHLLARPPHCSSIETAYCVGGAQVYSDAMTAPCVEKLQEVYLTRIYATAPECTRFYPFPPTNAAAAAWDLAWTQGRQRSETGGVEYEIRKYVPHNHEERQYLELIDRIMKTGIAKEDRTGVGILSLFGAQMRFSLRDNRLPLLTTKRVFWRGVCEELLWFLRGETNAQLLADKDIHIWDGNGSREFLDSRGLTANKEMDLGPVYGFQWRHFGAQYKGFEANYDGEGVDQIKSIVETIKVNPNDRRLLLTAWNPCALHEMALPPCHLLAQFYVNTDAKELSCMLYQRSCDMGLGVPFNIASYALLTILMAKATGLRPGELVHTLGDAHVYRNHIDALKVQLERTPNAFPTLVFKREREFLEDYELSDMEVIDYAPYPPIKMEMAV